A window from Streptomyces subrutilus encodes these proteins:
- a CDS encoding Fpg/Nei family DNA glycosylase produces the protein MPEGHTIHRLAQDHTERFAGRPVRAASPQGRFAESAALLDGRTLESAEAHGKHLFLELGDAWIHIHLGLFGKLGFGPAPAPPASDTVRLRLRNEDHYADLRGPTACALIGEGEKKAVHERLGPDPLRPADDPDRAWARISRSRTTVAALLMDQKVVAGIGNVYRAEVLFRHGIDPYRPGRDLLRAEWDALWADLAALMREGVRNNRIDTVRDEHLPEAMGRPPRVDDHGGEVYVYRRAHLPCHVCGTGIRTADLGARNLFWCPGCQTR, from the coding sequence GTGCCCGAGGGGCATACGATCCACCGCCTCGCCCAGGACCACACCGAGCGGTTCGCCGGCCGCCCGGTCCGGGCCGCCAGCCCCCAGGGCCGCTTCGCGGAGAGCGCCGCCCTGCTCGACGGGCGCACGCTGGAGAGCGCCGAGGCCCACGGCAAGCACCTCTTCCTGGAGCTCGGCGACGCCTGGATCCACATCCACCTGGGCCTCTTCGGCAAACTCGGCTTCGGCCCCGCCCCGGCCCCGCCCGCGAGCGACACCGTCCGGCTGCGGCTGCGGAACGAGGACCACTACGCCGACCTGCGCGGCCCCACCGCCTGCGCGCTGATCGGCGAGGGCGAGAAGAAGGCGGTGCACGAGCGGCTCGGCCCCGACCCGCTGCGCCCGGCCGACGACCCGGACCGGGCCTGGGCCAGGATCTCCCGCTCCCGCACCACCGTCGCGGCGCTGCTCATGGACCAGAAGGTCGTCGCCGGCATCGGCAACGTCTACCGGGCCGAGGTCCTCTTCCGGCACGGCATCGACCCCTACCGGCCGGGCCGCGACCTGCTGCGGGCCGAGTGGGACGCCCTGTGGGCGGACCTGGCCGCGCTGATGCGCGAGGGCGTGCGGAACAACCGCATCGACACCGTCCGCGACGAGCACCTCCCCGAGGCCATGGGCCGCCCGCCGCGCGTCGACGACCACGGCGGCGAGGTCTACGTCTACCGCCGCGCCCACCTGCCCTGCCACGTCTGCGGCACCGGGATCCGCACCGCCGACCTGGGCGCCCGCAACCTCTTCTGGTGTCCGGGCTGCCAGACCCGCTAG